The following coding sequences are from one Macaca mulatta isolate MMU2019108-1 chromosome 7, T2T-MMU8v2.0, whole genome shotgun sequence window:
- the POLG gene encoding DNA polymerase subunit gamma-1 isoform X2: MSRLLWRKLAGATVVPGPVPAPGRWVSSSVPASDPSDGRRRQQQQLQQPQVPSSEGGQLRHNPLHIQMLSKGLHEQIFGQGGEIPGEAAVRRSVEHLQKHGLWGQPAAPLPDVELRLPPLYGDNLDQHFRLLAQKQSLPYLEAANSLLQAQLPPQPTGWAWAEGWTRYGPEGEAVPVAIPEERALVFDVEVCLAEGICPTLAVAISPSAWYSWCSRRLVEERYSWTSQLSPADLIPLEVPAGASPTQRDWQEQLVVGHNVSFDRAHIREQYLIQGSHMRFLDTMSMHMAISGLSSFQRSLWIAAKQGKHKVQGSTKQGQKSQRKARRGPAISSWDWLDISSVNSLAEVHRLYVGGPPLEKEPRELFVKGTMKDIRENFQDLMQYCAQDVWATHEVFQQQLPLFLERCPHPVTLAGMLEMGVSYLPVNQNWERYLAEAQGTYEELQREMKKSLMDLANDACQLLSGERYKEDPWLWDLEWDLQEFKQKKAKKVKKEPATASKLPIDGAGAPGDPMDQEDLGPRSEEEEFQQDVMARACLQKLKGTTELLPKRPQHLPGHPGWYRKLCPRLDDPAWTPGPSLLSLQMRVTPKLMALTWDGFPLHYSERHGWGYLVPGRRDNLAKLPTGTTLESAGVVCPYRAIESLYRKHCLEQGKQQLTPQEAGLAEEFLLTDNSAIWQTVEELDYLEVEAEAKMENLRAAVPGQPLALTAPGGPKDSQPNYHHGNGPYNDVDIPGCWFFKLPHKDGNSCNVGSPFAKDFLPKMEDGTLQAGPGGASGPRALEINKMISFWRNAHKRIRWATMGGVLGRLSPLTHFLPLHPTRHPDYDEEGLYGAILPQVVTAGTITRRAVEPTWLTASNARPDRVGSELKAMVQAPPGYTLVGADVDSQELWIAAVLGDAHFAGMHGCTAFGWMTLQGRKSRGTDLHSKTATTVGISREHAKVFNYGRIYGAGQPFAERLLMQFNHRLTQQEAAEKAQQMYAITKGLRWYRLSDEGEWLVRELHLPVNRTEGGWISLQDLRKVQREAARKSHRKKWEVIAERAWKGGTESEMFNKLESIATSDIPRTPVLGCRISRALEPSAVQGEFMTSRVNWVVQSSAVDYLHLMLVAMKWLFEEFAIDGRFCISIHDEVRYLVREEDRYRAALALQITNLLTRCMFAYKLGLNDLPQSVAFFSAVDIDRCLRKEVTMDCKTPSNPTGMERRYGIPQGEALDIYQIIELTKGSLEKRSQPGP, translated from the exons ATGAGCCGCCTGCTCTGGAGGAAGTTGGCCGGCGCCACCGTCGTGCCAGGGCCGGTTCCAGCTCCGGGGCGCTGGGTCTCCAGCTCCGTCCCCGCGTCCGACCCCAGCGAcgggcggcggcggcagcagcagcagctgcagcagccgCAAGTGCCATCCTCGGAGGGCGGGCAGCTGCGGCACAACCCGTTGCACATCCAGATGCTCTCGAAAGGGCTGCACGAGCAAATCTTCGGGCAAGGAGGGGAGATACCCGGCGAGGCCGCGGTGCGCCGCAGCGTCGAACACCTGCAGAAGCACGGGCTCTGGGGGCAGCCAGCAGCGCCCTTGCCCGACGTGGAGCTGCGCCTGCCGCCCCTCTACGGGGACAACCTGGACCAGCACTTCCGCCTCCTGGCCCAGAAGCAGAGCCTGCCCTACCTGGAGGCGGCCAACTCGCTGTTGCAGGCCCAGCTGCCCCCGCAGCCCACGGGTTGGGCCTGGGCGGAGGGCTGGACCCGGTACGGCCCCGAGGGGGAGGCCGTACCCGTGGCCATCCCCGAGGAGCGGGCCCTGGTGTTCGACGTGGAGGTCTGCTTGGCAGAGGGAATTTGCCCCACATTGGCGGTGGCCATATCCCCCTCGGCCTG GTATTCCTGGTGCAGCCGGCGGCTGGTGGAAGAGCGTTACTCTTGGACCAGCCAGCTGTCGCCGGCTGACCTCATCCCCCTGGAGGTCCCTGCTGGTGCCAGCCCCACCCAGAGAGATTGGCAGGAGCAGTTAGTGGTGGGGCACAATGTTTCCTTTGACCGAGCTCATATCAGGGAGCAGTACCTGATCCAG gGTTCCCACATGCGTTTCCTGGACACCATGAGCATGCACATGGCCATCTCAGGGCTAAGTAGCTTCCAGCGCAGTCTGTGGATAGCAGCCAAGCAGGGCAAGCACAAGGTCCAGGGCTCCACAAAGCAAGGCCAGAAGTCCCAGAGGAAAGCCCGAAGAGGCCCAGCG ATCTCATCCTGGGACTGGCTGGACATCAGCAGTGTCAACAGTCTGGCAGAGGTGCACAGACTTTATGTAGGGGGGCCTCCCTTAGAGAAGGAGCCTCGAGAACTGTTCGTGAAGGGTACCATGAAGGACATTCGTGAGAACTTCCAG GACCTGATGCAGTACTGTGCCCAGGACGTGTGGGCCACCCATGAGGTTTTCCAGCAGCAGCTACCGCTCTTCTTGGAGAG GTGTCCCCACCCAGTGACTCTGGCTGGCATGCTGGAGATGGGTGTCTCCTACCTGCCTGTCAACCAGAACTGGGAGCGTTACCTGGCAGAGGCACAGGGCACTTATGAGGAGCTCCAGCGGGAGATGAAGAAGTCGTTGATGGACCTGGCCAACGACGCCTGCCAGCTGCTCTCAGGAGAGAG GTACAAAGAAGACCCCTGGCTCTGGGACCTGGAGTGGGACCTGCAAGAATTTAAGCAGAAGAAAGCTAAGAAGGTGAAGAAGGAGCCAGCCACAGCCAGCAAGTTGCCCATCGATGGGGCTGGGGCCCCTGGTGATCCCATGGATCAGGAAG ACCTCGGCCCCCGCAGTGAGGAGGAGGAGTTTCAACAAGATGTCATGGCCCGTGCCTGCTTGCAGAAGCTGAAGGGGACCACAGAGCTCCTGCCCAAGCGGCCCCAGCACCTTCCTGGACACCCTGG ATGGTACCGGAAGCTCTGTCCCCGGCTAGACGACCCCGCATGGACCCCAGGCCCCAGCCTTCTCAGCCTGCAGATGCGGGTCACACCTAAACTCATGGCACTGACCTGGGATGGCTTCCCTCTGCACTACTCAGAGCGTCATGGCTGGGGCTACCTGGTGCCTGGGCGGCGGGACAACCTGGCCAAGCTCCCGACAGGTACCACCCTGGAATCAGCTGGGGTGGTCTGCCCCTACAG AGCCATCGAGTCCCTGTACAGGAAGCACTGTCTCGAACAGGGGAAGCAGCAGCTAACGCCTCAGGAGGCCGGCCTGGCTGAGGAGTTCCTGCTCACTGACAATAGTGCCATATGGCAAACG GTAGAAGAACTGGATTACTTAGAAGTGGAGGCTGAGGCCAAGATGGAGAACTTGCGAGCTGCAGTGCCAGGTCAACCGCTAGCTCTG ACTGCCCCTGGCGGCCCCAAGGACAGCCAGCCCAACTATCACCATGGCAATGGACCTTACAACGATGTGGACATCCCTGGCTGCTGGTTTTTCAAGCTGCCTCACAAG GATGGTAATAGCTGTAATGTGGGAAGCCCCTTTGCCAAGGACTTCCTGCCCAAGATGGAGGATGGCACCCTGCAGGCTGGCCCAGGAGGTGCCAGTGGGCCCCGTGCTCTGGAAATCAACAAAATGATTTCTTTCTGGAGGAACGCCCATAAACGTATCAGGTGGGCCACCATGGGAGGAGTCCTGGGACGCCTTTCCCCCCTC ACCCATTTCCTTCCCCTGCACCCCACCAGGCACCCCGACTATGATGAGGAAGGCCTCTATGGGGCCATCCTGCCCCAAGTGGTGACTGCCGGCACCATCACTCGCCGGGCTGTGGAGCCCACGTGGCTCACTGCCAGCAATGCCCGG CCTGACCGAGTAGGCAGTGAGTTGAAAGCCATGGTGCAGGCCCCACCTGGCTACACCCTTGTGGGTGCTGATGTGGACTCTCAAGAGCTGTGGATTGCAGCTGTGCTTGGAGACGCCCACTTTGCCGGCATGCATG GCTGCACAGCCTTTGGATGGATGACACTGCAGGGCAGGAAGAGCAGGGGCACTGATCTACACAGTAAGACAGCCACTACCGTGGGCATCAGCCGTGAGCATGCCAAAGTCTTCAACTACGGCCGCATCTATGGGGCTGGGCAGCCCTTTGCTGAGCGCTTACTAATGCAGTTTAACCACCGGCTCACGCAGCAGGAGGCAGCTGAGAAGGCCCAGCAGATGTACGCCATCACCAAGGGCCTCCGCTG GTATCGGCTGTCGGATGAGGGCGAGTGGCTGGTGAGGGAGTTGCACCTCCCAGTGAACAGGACTGAGGGTGGCTGGATTTCCCTGCAGGATCTGCGCAAGGTCCAGAGAGAAGCTGCAAGAAA GTCACACCGGAAGAAGTGGGAGGTGATTGCTGAACGGGCATGGAAGGGGGGCACAGAGTCAGAAATGTTCAATAAGCTTGAGAGCATTGCTACGTCTGACATACCACGTACCCCGGTGCTGGGCTGCCGCATCAGCCGAGCCCTGGAGCCCTCGGCTGTCCAGGGAGAG TTTATGACCAGCCGTGTGAATTGGGTGGTACAGAGCTCTGCTGTTGACTACTTACACCTCATGCTTGTGGCCATGAAGTGGCTGTTTGAAGAGTTTGCCATAGATGGGCGCTTCTGCATCAGCATCCATGACGAAGTTCGCTACCTGGTGCGGGAGGAGGACCGCTACCGTGCTGCCCTGGCCCTGCAGATCACCAACCTCTTGACCAG GTGCATGTTTGCCTACAAGCTGGGTCTGAATGACTTGCCCCAGTCAGTCGCCTTTTTCAGTGCAGTTGATATTGACCGGTGCCTCAGGAAGGAAGTGACCATGGATTGTAAAACCCCTTCCAACCCAACTGGGATGGAAAGGAGATACGGGATTCCCCAGG
- the POLG gene encoding DNA polymerase subunit gamma-1 isoform X4 has translation MSRLLWRKLAGATVVPGPVPAPGRWVSSSVPASDPSDGRRRQQQQLQQPQVPSSEGGQLRHNPLHIQMLSKGLHEQIFGQGGEIPGEAAVRRSVEHLQKHGLWGQPAAPLPDVELRLPPLYGDNLDQHFRLLAQKQSLPYLEAANSLLQAQLPPQPTGWAWAEGWTRYGPEGEAVPVAIPEERALVFDVEVCLAEGICPTLAVAISPSAWYSWCSRRLVEERYSWTSQLSPADLIPLEVPAGASPTQRDWQEQLVVGHNVSFDRAHIREQYLIQGSHMRFLDTMSMHMAISGLSSFQRSLWIAAKQGKHKVQGSTKQGQKSQRKARRGPAISSWDWLDISSVNSLAEVHRLYVGGPPLEKEPRELFVKGTMKDIRENFQDLMQYCAQDVWATHEVFQQQLPLFLERCPHPVTLAGMLEMGVSYLPVNQNWERYLAEAQGTYEELQREMKKSLMDLANDACQLLSGERYKEDPWLWDLEWDLQEFKQKKAKKVKKEPATASKLPIDGAGAPGDPMDQEDLGPRSEEEEFQQDVMARACLQKLKGTTELLPKRPQHLPGHPGWYRKLCPRLDDPAWTPGPSLLSLQMRVTPKLMALTWDGFPLHYSERHGWGYLVPGRRDNLAKLPTGTTLESAGVVCPYRAIESLYRKHCLEQGKQQLTPQEAGLAEEFLLTDNSAIWQTVEELDYLEVEAEAKMENLRAAVPGQPLALTAPGGPKDSQPNYHHGNGPYNDVDIPGCWFFKLPHKDGNSCNVGSPFAKDFLPKMEDGTLQAGPGGASGPRALEINKMISFWRNAHKRISSQMVVWLPRSALPRAVIRHPDYDEEGLYGAILPQVVTAGTITRRAVEPTWLTASNARPDRVGSELKAMVQAPPGYTLVGADVDSQELWIAAVLGDAHFAGMHGCTAFGWMTLQGRKSRGTDLHSKTATTVGISREHAKVFNYGRIYGAGQPFAERLLMQFNHRLTQQEAAEKAQQMYAITKGLRWYRLSDEGEWLVRELHLPVNRTEGGWISLQDLRKVQREAARKSHRKKWEVIAERAWKGGTESEMFNKLESIATSDIPRTPVLGCRISRALEPSAVQGEFMTSRVNWVVQSSAVDYLHLMLVAMKWLFEEFAIDGRFCISIHDEVRYLVREEDRYRAALALQITNLLTSAVDIDRCLRKEVTMDCKTPSNPTGMERRYGIPQGEALDIYQIIELTKGSLEKRSQPGP, from the exons ATGAGCCGCCTGCTCTGGAGGAAGTTGGCCGGCGCCACCGTCGTGCCAGGGCCGGTTCCAGCTCCGGGGCGCTGGGTCTCCAGCTCCGTCCCCGCGTCCGACCCCAGCGAcgggcggcggcggcagcagcagcagctgcagcagccgCAAGTGCCATCCTCGGAGGGCGGGCAGCTGCGGCACAACCCGTTGCACATCCAGATGCTCTCGAAAGGGCTGCACGAGCAAATCTTCGGGCAAGGAGGGGAGATACCCGGCGAGGCCGCGGTGCGCCGCAGCGTCGAACACCTGCAGAAGCACGGGCTCTGGGGGCAGCCAGCAGCGCCCTTGCCCGACGTGGAGCTGCGCCTGCCGCCCCTCTACGGGGACAACCTGGACCAGCACTTCCGCCTCCTGGCCCAGAAGCAGAGCCTGCCCTACCTGGAGGCGGCCAACTCGCTGTTGCAGGCCCAGCTGCCCCCGCAGCCCACGGGTTGGGCCTGGGCGGAGGGCTGGACCCGGTACGGCCCCGAGGGGGAGGCCGTACCCGTGGCCATCCCCGAGGAGCGGGCCCTGGTGTTCGACGTGGAGGTCTGCTTGGCAGAGGGAATTTGCCCCACATTGGCGGTGGCCATATCCCCCTCGGCCTG GTATTCCTGGTGCAGCCGGCGGCTGGTGGAAGAGCGTTACTCTTGGACCAGCCAGCTGTCGCCGGCTGACCTCATCCCCCTGGAGGTCCCTGCTGGTGCCAGCCCCACCCAGAGAGATTGGCAGGAGCAGTTAGTGGTGGGGCACAATGTTTCCTTTGACCGAGCTCATATCAGGGAGCAGTACCTGATCCAG gGTTCCCACATGCGTTTCCTGGACACCATGAGCATGCACATGGCCATCTCAGGGCTAAGTAGCTTCCAGCGCAGTCTGTGGATAGCAGCCAAGCAGGGCAAGCACAAGGTCCAGGGCTCCACAAAGCAAGGCCAGAAGTCCCAGAGGAAAGCCCGAAGAGGCCCAGCG ATCTCATCCTGGGACTGGCTGGACATCAGCAGTGTCAACAGTCTGGCAGAGGTGCACAGACTTTATGTAGGGGGGCCTCCCTTAGAGAAGGAGCCTCGAGAACTGTTCGTGAAGGGTACCATGAAGGACATTCGTGAGAACTTCCAG GACCTGATGCAGTACTGTGCCCAGGACGTGTGGGCCACCCATGAGGTTTTCCAGCAGCAGCTACCGCTCTTCTTGGAGAG GTGTCCCCACCCAGTGACTCTGGCTGGCATGCTGGAGATGGGTGTCTCCTACCTGCCTGTCAACCAGAACTGGGAGCGTTACCTGGCAGAGGCACAGGGCACTTATGAGGAGCTCCAGCGGGAGATGAAGAAGTCGTTGATGGACCTGGCCAACGACGCCTGCCAGCTGCTCTCAGGAGAGAG GTACAAAGAAGACCCCTGGCTCTGGGACCTGGAGTGGGACCTGCAAGAATTTAAGCAGAAGAAAGCTAAGAAGGTGAAGAAGGAGCCAGCCACAGCCAGCAAGTTGCCCATCGATGGGGCTGGGGCCCCTGGTGATCCCATGGATCAGGAAG ACCTCGGCCCCCGCAGTGAGGAGGAGGAGTTTCAACAAGATGTCATGGCCCGTGCCTGCTTGCAGAAGCTGAAGGGGACCACAGAGCTCCTGCCCAAGCGGCCCCAGCACCTTCCTGGACACCCTGG ATGGTACCGGAAGCTCTGTCCCCGGCTAGACGACCCCGCATGGACCCCAGGCCCCAGCCTTCTCAGCCTGCAGATGCGGGTCACACCTAAACTCATGGCACTGACCTGGGATGGCTTCCCTCTGCACTACTCAGAGCGTCATGGCTGGGGCTACCTGGTGCCTGGGCGGCGGGACAACCTGGCCAAGCTCCCGACAGGTACCACCCTGGAATCAGCTGGGGTGGTCTGCCCCTACAG AGCCATCGAGTCCCTGTACAGGAAGCACTGTCTCGAACAGGGGAAGCAGCAGCTAACGCCTCAGGAGGCCGGCCTGGCTGAGGAGTTCCTGCTCACTGACAATAGTGCCATATGGCAAACG GTAGAAGAACTGGATTACTTAGAAGTGGAGGCTGAGGCCAAGATGGAGAACTTGCGAGCTGCAGTGCCAGGTCAACCGCTAGCTCTG ACTGCCCCTGGCGGCCCCAAGGACAGCCAGCCCAACTATCACCATGGCAATGGACCTTACAACGATGTGGACATCCCTGGCTGCTGGTTTTTCAAGCTGCCTCACAAG GATGGTAATAGCTGTAATGTGGGAAGCCCCTTTGCCAAGGACTTCCTGCCCAAGATGGAGGATGGCACCCTGCAGGCTGGCCCAGGAGGTGCCAGTGGGCCCCGTGCTCTGGAAATCAACAAAATGATTTCTTTCTGGAGGAACGCCCATAAACGTATCAG CTCCCAGATGGTGGTGTGGCTGCCCAGGTCAGCTCTGCCCCGTGCTGTGATCAG GCACCCCGACTATGATGAGGAAGGCCTCTATGGGGCCATCCTGCCCCAAGTGGTGACTGCCGGCACCATCACTCGCCGGGCTGTGGAGCCCACGTGGCTCACTGCCAGCAATGCCCGG CCTGACCGAGTAGGCAGTGAGTTGAAAGCCATGGTGCAGGCCCCACCTGGCTACACCCTTGTGGGTGCTGATGTGGACTCTCAAGAGCTGTGGATTGCAGCTGTGCTTGGAGACGCCCACTTTGCCGGCATGCATG GCTGCACAGCCTTTGGATGGATGACACTGCAGGGCAGGAAGAGCAGGGGCACTGATCTACACAGTAAGACAGCCACTACCGTGGGCATCAGCCGTGAGCATGCCAAAGTCTTCAACTACGGCCGCATCTATGGGGCTGGGCAGCCCTTTGCTGAGCGCTTACTAATGCAGTTTAACCACCGGCTCACGCAGCAGGAGGCAGCTGAGAAGGCCCAGCAGATGTACGCCATCACCAAGGGCCTCCGCTG GTATCGGCTGTCGGATGAGGGCGAGTGGCTGGTGAGGGAGTTGCACCTCCCAGTGAACAGGACTGAGGGTGGCTGGATTTCCCTGCAGGATCTGCGCAAGGTCCAGAGAGAAGCTGCAAGAAA GTCACACCGGAAGAAGTGGGAGGTGATTGCTGAACGGGCATGGAAGGGGGGCACAGAGTCAGAAATGTTCAATAAGCTTGAGAGCATTGCTACGTCTGACATACCACGTACCCCGGTGCTGGGCTGCCGCATCAGCCGAGCCCTGGAGCCCTCGGCTGTCCAGGGAGAG TTTATGACCAGCCGTGTGAATTGGGTGGTACAGAGCTCTGCTGTTGACTACTTACACCTCATGCTTGTGGCCATGAAGTGGCTGTTTGAAGAGTTTGCCATAGATGGGCGCTTCTGCATCAGCATCCATGACGAAGTTCGCTACCTGGTGCGGGAGGAGGACCGCTACCGTGCTGCCCTGGCCCTGCAGATCACCAACCTCTTGACCAG TGCAGTTGATATTGACCGGTGCCTCAGGAAGGAAGTGACCATGGATTGTAAAACCCCTTCCAACCCAACTGGGATGGAAAGGAGATACGGGATTCCCCAGG
- the POLG gene encoding DNA polymerase subunit gamma-1 isoform X3 has product MSRLLWRKLAGATVVPGPVPAPGRWVSSSVPASDPSDGRRRQQQQLQQPQVPSSEGGQLRHNPLHIQMLSKGLHEQIFGQGGEIPGEAAVRRSVEHLQKHGLWGQPAAPLPDVELRLPPLYGDNLDQHFRLLAQKQSLPYLEAANSLLQAQLPPQPTGWAWAEGWTRYGPEGEAVPVAIPEERALVFDVEVCLAEGICPTLAVAISPSAWYSWCSRRLVEERYSWTSQLSPADLIPLEVPAGASPTQRDWQEQLVVGHNVSFDRAHIREQYLIQGSHMRFLDTMSMHMAISGLSSFQRSLWIAAKQGKHKVQGSTKQGQKSQRKARRGPAISSWDWLDISSVNSLAEVHRLYVGGPPLEKEPRELFVKGTMKDIRENFQDLMQYCAQDVWATHEVFQQQLPLFLERCPHPVTLAGMLEMGVSYLPVNQNWERYLAEAQGTYEELQREMKKSLMDLANDACQLLSGERYKEDPWLWDLEWDLQEFKQKKAKKVKKEPATASKLPIDGAGAPGDPMDQEDLGPRSEEEEFQQDVMARACLQKLKGTTELLPKRPQHLPGHPGWYRKLCPRLDDPAWTPGPSLLSLQMRVTPKLMALTWDGFPLHYSERHGWGYLVPGRRDNLAKLPTGTTLESAGVVCPYRAIESLYRKHCLEQGKQQLTPQEAGLAEEFLLTDNSAIWQTVEELDYLEVEAEAKMENLRAAVPGQPLALTAPGGPKDSQPNYHHGNGPYNDVDIPGCWFFKLPHKDGNSCNVGSPFAKDFLPKMEDGTLQAGPGGASGPRALEINKMISFWRNAHKRISSQMVVWLPRSALPRAVIRHPDYDEEGLYGAILPQVVTAGTITRRAVEPTWLTASNARPDRVGSELKAMVQAPPGYTLVGADVDSQELWIAAVLGDAHFAGMHGCTAFGWMTLQGRKSRGTDLHSKTATTVGISREHAKVFNYGRIYGAGQPFAERLLMQFNHRLTQQEAAEKAQQMYAITKGLRWYRLSDEGEWLVRELHLPVNRTEGGWISLQDLRKVQREAARKSHRKKWEVIAERAWKGGTESEMFNKLESIATSDIPRTPVLGCRISRALEPSAVQGEFMTSRVNWVVQSSAVDYLHLMLVAMKWLFEEFAIDGRFCISIHDEVRYLVREEDRYRAALALQITNLLTRCMFAYKLGLNDLPQSVAFFSAVDIDRCLRKEVTMDCKTPSNPTGMERRYGIPQGEALDIYQIIELTKGSLEKRSQPGP; this is encoded by the exons ATGAGCCGCCTGCTCTGGAGGAAGTTGGCCGGCGCCACCGTCGTGCCAGGGCCGGTTCCAGCTCCGGGGCGCTGGGTCTCCAGCTCCGTCCCCGCGTCCGACCCCAGCGAcgggcggcggcggcagcagcagcagctgcagcagccgCAAGTGCCATCCTCGGAGGGCGGGCAGCTGCGGCACAACCCGTTGCACATCCAGATGCTCTCGAAAGGGCTGCACGAGCAAATCTTCGGGCAAGGAGGGGAGATACCCGGCGAGGCCGCGGTGCGCCGCAGCGTCGAACACCTGCAGAAGCACGGGCTCTGGGGGCAGCCAGCAGCGCCCTTGCCCGACGTGGAGCTGCGCCTGCCGCCCCTCTACGGGGACAACCTGGACCAGCACTTCCGCCTCCTGGCCCAGAAGCAGAGCCTGCCCTACCTGGAGGCGGCCAACTCGCTGTTGCAGGCCCAGCTGCCCCCGCAGCCCACGGGTTGGGCCTGGGCGGAGGGCTGGACCCGGTACGGCCCCGAGGGGGAGGCCGTACCCGTGGCCATCCCCGAGGAGCGGGCCCTGGTGTTCGACGTGGAGGTCTGCTTGGCAGAGGGAATTTGCCCCACATTGGCGGTGGCCATATCCCCCTCGGCCTG GTATTCCTGGTGCAGCCGGCGGCTGGTGGAAGAGCGTTACTCTTGGACCAGCCAGCTGTCGCCGGCTGACCTCATCCCCCTGGAGGTCCCTGCTGGTGCCAGCCCCACCCAGAGAGATTGGCAGGAGCAGTTAGTGGTGGGGCACAATGTTTCCTTTGACCGAGCTCATATCAGGGAGCAGTACCTGATCCAG gGTTCCCACATGCGTTTCCTGGACACCATGAGCATGCACATGGCCATCTCAGGGCTAAGTAGCTTCCAGCGCAGTCTGTGGATAGCAGCCAAGCAGGGCAAGCACAAGGTCCAGGGCTCCACAAAGCAAGGCCAGAAGTCCCAGAGGAAAGCCCGAAGAGGCCCAGCG ATCTCATCCTGGGACTGGCTGGACATCAGCAGTGTCAACAGTCTGGCAGAGGTGCACAGACTTTATGTAGGGGGGCCTCCCTTAGAGAAGGAGCCTCGAGAACTGTTCGTGAAGGGTACCATGAAGGACATTCGTGAGAACTTCCAG GACCTGATGCAGTACTGTGCCCAGGACGTGTGGGCCACCCATGAGGTTTTCCAGCAGCAGCTACCGCTCTTCTTGGAGAG GTGTCCCCACCCAGTGACTCTGGCTGGCATGCTGGAGATGGGTGTCTCCTACCTGCCTGTCAACCAGAACTGGGAGCGTTACCTGGCAGAGGCACAGGGCACTTATGAGGAGCTCCAGCGGGAGATGAAGAAGTCGTTGATGGACCTGGCCAACGACGCCTGCCAGCTGCTCTCAGGAGAGAG GTACAAAGAAGACCCCTGGCTCTGGGACCTGGAGTGGGACCTGCAAGAATTTAAGCAGAAGAAAGCTAAGAAGGTGAAGAAGGAGCCAGCCACAGCCAGCAAGTTGCCCATCGATGGGGCTGGGGCCCCTGGTGATCCCATGGATCAGGAAG ACCTCGGCCCCCGCAGTGAGGAGGAGGAGTTTCAACAAGATGTCATGGCCCGTGCCTGCTTGCAGAAGCTGAAGGGGACCACAGAGCTCCTGCCCAAGCGGCCCCAGCACCTTCCTGGACACCCTGG ATGGTACCGGAAGCTCTGTCCCCGGCTAGACGACCCCGCATGGACCCCAGGCCCCAGCCTTCTCAGCCTGCAGATGCGGGTCACACCTAAACTCATGGCACTGACCTGGGATGGCTTCCCTCTGCACTACTCAGAGCGTCATGGCTGGGGCTACCTGGTGCCTGGGCGGCGGGACAACCTGGCCAAGCTCCCGACAGGTACCACCCTGGAATCAGCTGGGGTGGTCTGCCCCTACAG AGCCATCGAGTCCCTGTACAGGAAGCACTGTCTCGAACAGGGGAAGCAGCAGCTAACGCCTCAGGAGGCCGGCCTGGCTGAGGAGTTCCTGCTCACTGACAATAGTGCCATATGGCAAACG GTAGAAGAACTGGATTACTTAGAAGTGGAGGCTGAGGCCAAGATGGAGAACTTGCGAGCTGCAGTGCCAGGTCAACCGCTAGCTCTG ACTGCCCCTGGCGGCCCCAAGGACAGCCAGCCCAACTATCACCATGGCAATGGACCTTACAACGATGTGGACATCCCTGGCTGCTGGTTTTTCAAGCTGCCTCACAAG GATGGTAATAGCTGTAATGTGGGAAGCCCCTTTGCCAAGGACTTCCTGCCCAAGATGGAGGATGGCACCCTGCAGGCTGGCCCAGGAGGTGCCAGTGGGCCCCGTGCTCTGGAAATCAACAAAATGATTTCTTTCTGGAGGAACGCCCATAAACGTATCAG CTCCCAGATGGTGGTGTGGCTGCCCAGGTCAGCTCTGCCCCGTGCTGTGATCAG GCACCCCGACTATGATGAGGAAGGCCTCTATGGGGCCATCCTGCCCCAAGTGGTGACTGCCGGCACCATCACTCGCCGGGCTGTGGAGCCCACGTGGCTCACTGCCAGCAATGCCCGG CCTGACCGAGTAGGCAGTGAGTTGAAAGCCATGGTGCAGGCCCCACCTGGCTACACCCTTGTGGGTGCTGATGTGGACTCTCAAGAGCTGTGGATTGCAGCTGTGCTTGGAGACGCCCACTTTGCCGGCATGCATG GCTGCACAGCCTTTGGATGGATGACACTGCAGGGCAGGAAGAGCAGGGGCACTGATCTACACAGTAAGACAGCCACTACCGTGGGCATCAGCCGTGAGCATGCCAAAGTCTTCAACTACGGCCGCATCTATGGGGCTGGGCAGCCCTTTGCTGAGCGCTTACTAATGCAGTTTAACCACCGGCTCACGCAGCAGGAGGCAGCTGAGAAGGCCCAGCAGATGTACGCCATCACCAAGGGCCTCCGCTG GTATCGGCTGTCGGATGAGGGCGAGTGGCTGGTGAGGGAGTTGCACCTCCCAGTGAACAGGACTGAGGGTGGCTGGATTTCCCTGCAGGATCTGCGCAAGGTCCAGAGAGAAGCTGCAAGAAA GTCACACCGGAAGAAGTGGGAGGTGATTGCTGAACGGGCATGGAAGGGGGGCACAGAGTCAGAAATGTTCAATAAGCTTGAGAGCATTGCTACGTCTGACATACCACGTACCCCGGTGCTGGGCTGCCGCATCAGCCGAGCCCTGGAGCCCTCGGCTGTCCAGGGAGAG TTTATGACCAGCCGTGTGAATTGGGTGGTACAGAGCTCTGCTGTTGACTACTTACACCTCATGCTTGTGGCCATGAAGTGGCTGTTTGAAGAGTTTGCCATAGATGGGCGCTTCTGCATCAGCATCCATGACGAAGTTCGCTACCTGGTGCGGGAGGAGGACCGCTACCGTGCTGCCCTGGCCCTGCAGATCACCAACCTCTTGACCAG GTGCATGTTTGCCTACAAGCTGGGTCTGAATGACTTGCCCCAGTCAGTCGCCTTTTTCAGTGCAGTTGATATTGACCGGTGCCTCAGGAAGGAAGTGACCATGGATTGTAAAACCCCTTCCAACCCAACTGGGATGGAAAGGAGATACGGGATTCCCCAGG